A stretch of DNA from Cryptomeria japonica chromosome 4, Sugi_1.0, whole genome shotgun sequence:
CCCTTCTTTCCGCACCTATAACATATCTAGGCGAGGGGAGGGATCTCGAGGGAGTAAATCATCAATAACAACCTTATCAACATCTGGGTGATGCTCCAACATAGTAGGAGTCACAAGTTCATACTTGATTGAAGCAATAGAGGAAAAATATTGGAACCCCCTACCCTAGCCATCCTTGGAACACAGACACCAAAAGCTCTTCATTTTGATCAACAATAGGAACTAGAGGTTTGCCTACATGTCCACTGAAACTAGACACTGAGGTCACAACATTCATTGCATGAACCATTGTACAAATAGCAATAACAAAAGACAAGATAACTTCATGGTAAAGAGGAACATTCTCCCCCTACAACATCAAACCTTTGGCAGAAGGAAAAAAAAACCCATCTTAAGAAAGATTCCTAAAAAAGCTAGGAAATGATCAACAAGAGTGAATTTTTTAGAGGACACACTTACCTCTAGAAGACTTTAACTACACCTCCTGCCACAAATCCAAGAGCAATTCATCATCACCATCAAAATCAGATAGGACAAGCCTTTGGAGGGTGTTCTATTTCACCTCTAGCCATAGATACATGAGAGGGATGTGTTGAGAATTGGTCTCTCAAACTCACTGGTTTAAATCTTGGTCAGATGGCATTTTGTTCCTAGTGTGAGCAGTTCAGTGTGACACTAAAATAGTCTTGGCAAAAGAGATCGTTTCAGTGTGACCTTTGTTGAGTCTTGGTGACATCGAGCATAGAAGGGATTTCGGTGTACATTTGGCTTTTAGTGAGACACTTCTAGTGGTTGGTCGAAGCCATGTCTTCCTCTGATGAGTTCATGTTTCAGTGTGACTTACGTCGAGTCGTGGTGAAAGAGATTGTTTCGATATAGATTTGTTCGGTCTGGGTGAAGTCAGGAATTTCGATGCGAGACTCGCTTTTGGGAAGACATTTCTAGCCGCTAGTCGAAGTTATGGTTCTTGCTAATGAAGGTCATGTCGATGAGACTTTGCTGAAGTCTTGGCGACAAGAAGGAATTTAGGGGTAACTTCGGTGTTTGCTAAGGCAATTCAAGTCGGTAGATGAAGCCATGTTTTTCTCTGATGAGTTACCATTTCAGTATGACTTCTGTTGAGTTTGGGCGAAGAGCTATTTTTGATATAACATTAGTGTTTGGTGAGATAGTTTGAGCAGTTTACTGGAGGCATGTTTCTCGCCGATGAACTATGACATCAATAAGACATTTGATGAGTCTTAGCGAAAATGGATATTTCAGTGTAACATATGTTTTTGATAAGACTCGTTTAGTAGCTAGCCGAAGTTATATGCTTTTGCCGATAAGACCATGTCATTGAGACATTGTTGAGTCTTGGCGATAAGCTGTTGTTTTTAGTGTGACTTAAAGGTTTGATAATACTTTTCAATAAGGATGTTGAAGACATACTCCTGGTCCCTAAGACCATGTCGATAAGACATGAGGATTTTTTGTACGATATAGTTAATTTCGATAAGACATTGAAGTTCGATGAGAGAGTTCTAAGTCACCGTCGAAAGTGATCCTCTTACCGATAAGCTATGAAATGTGGTGGGACCACGATGGACTCATGTTGACCTGCTAAGTTGTCTATCGATAATTGGTCCAAGTTGGAGTCTAAGTGATTTGATGAGAGTTCACAAAGGCAATTTGAAGGTATGAAGTGTCTGATGGTTGGAGCCAAGAGGAAACTGAAATGAACTGTTTGTGAGCAGAGATATAAATTTTCCGTTGAAATGGTTGCATATGTTGGAAGGTGATCGAATGGTGGTTCTATTGGATGTCGGAGTTGCAAAAAGTTGTGGCTGTGATCTGTGTGGATGTAATTCAATCTGGAATGTGTATGTTGTCTGAACAGAGACTATGAATGTACACCTAAGAGCATAATCTTGAATTTTTAATGTAATGCAAGAGATtggctttggtggtgggttttttacctgtaAGGATTTTTCCATGTAAATTATGTGTTTTCTTTGTGCTTGTATGAATAAATTGTTTACTTTGTCATTCTAGAAATGTGCATCTTAATGACTATAATCTAAAATTGAAATTCATCTCTGCTCCTCTCCTCTTTGGTTTTTAACATTGTGGAAGGCGTTTCCATGTTTTTCTTTCCTTACAGGATGTCTACATTGCCAATAGAATAGAAGGGGAGCCAAGTAGCATTGACCTCAACATCATCAAACCCTACCTCATGTTTGGCTTCACTCCATCTACAACATCTACCTCTCTTGCAATGAGCTTCCAACAAATATTGATGAGCTTTTCATTAAGCTCCTCCAAATAGCATTGCTCCCTCTAAACCATCTTTGTGTCTACAAACTGATCCCCTAAACCTCCATTGCTATCATTTGCGTAGAAGGATATTTCATCTCCATCTCTACCTAGGGTTTTTGTCATTGCCTCCATCATTAAATTACTAGAAAATATTTTAGAGGGATATGATAGTGATGTTATCATTCCCCTTAGTGAGTAGTTGTTTCATGACATTTTTAGACTACTTTGAGTGATAGATAATTGTTATAGTTTCAATTGGCGGAGGATGAGTGAGTCACATAGACAAATGATATAACTATTAAGCTCATTATAATTCTTCTTCCTTACATATAAACTAGTgaataattaatttaaaagtttatatttaaATTGTAATAGAACCTATAAAATATGAATCAAGAATAATGTTTATTCTAAAGCCATAAATAAACTTAATTGTAATTACACTACTAAAACCCTCTACAAAACCAATAGAGTGAGACAACCATTTGAGATAGATATTCATAAATGTAATACAGATGAGTCTAAGTGAAGAATTCAATCTAAAATAAACTaatattttatatttcaaattGTTTACAAATATTTTGTTCATATGAGCATCAACTTGAGATcattacatgacactaatatttatggaataccaagagtcacaaattagaatccactattagaaaccacctagaagccaactgtggaagactaagagtcactactttgaattccatattagatgtccctttgggatttgaactttgatctccacaatgagaactcaatgctttaaccaatagaacacaaccccttgaacaaataaacattaatattGGAAATGAAACTATTACTTTATGGTTGTTTTTAATTTAGTTGATTTAAATAACTTTTTATGTTTTACGATGtgaaaataaagcaaaaataaataaatttaaattcttAAAACACTTCAATAAAATGTTAGTTTATGGACATGGACCCACTTGATGTGCCAAAATGTGGACAAGAGGGCACAAAGTATAAAAATAAGATTTAAACACAATGAATCAAGTTTTTACTTTATCCACAATTGAACTTTCGTTTGAGTTAGAGACCATTTGCACCCAAATTGAAAGACCTTGATGGAAGTCTTTAAAAACCTCTAGTTGCACACTATGATTGTGAGTATGCTCAAGATTGAGATGTGGGATTATAGTCATGTTGGATCCTCACTCAAGGAGCATTACTTTATATCCAATGATCATATAAAAATAGTTCACAAAAGGTGTTATTTACACATTTTTTGAAGGGTTGATCAATTAACAAGAATGAATTTAGAGATCAAAGGTTAAGATTAAATGAGAACTTTGAAACCATAATAGACCACCAAGTAACACCCTATGATTGTTGCACATCCATCCATTAAAGAGATTTGGTGgataagattttatcaaaaaatgaTGGTCAAAGATTAAAAAAGGACTTTTTGGGAGACCACAAGTCCTTTTGGGATATATGACAAAGGTCAAAGATCTTTTTGGAGAAATAGATAGATAAGATTTTATGAGAGTATTTTTGGAGAAATGTGATGGATGGGATAAATACATGCAAAGTCCtcatttggatattatattatatgaaaatgaagaaaaattgCTTTTATTAATTATACTTTTACTTGTTCAAATGATTTAATAAATGAAGACAAATTAAGacaatgaaaatgaatacaaattaaggcaattaattaaataaatataaaattatttaataaatttaggaGTAACAATGTGAATTTAATTGATGATAGTAGAATTGTCAAGTGACAATTTTTGGTGTCTATAGATACTATTTTAAAACTTTCTAAACGAGGGTCATGTTCTCCGCAATCAAGTCCTTCATCGAACTAATTCAATGAATTCAAAACAAGTATGAATGATAATATAGAAGTGTTTAGTATGCATAGTATGCATAGGACAATGATGCAATTAGGATGCTCTATGAATGTTCTTATATTCCAAAGGAGGCTGCATATCAGATCATCAGTGATGAGCTTATGCTTGATCGCAATCCGAGGCTTAATTTGGCCTCTTTTGTCACAACATGGATGGAGCCTGAGTGTAGTAAGCTCATAATGGAAGCTATCAATAAGAACTATGTTGATATGGATGAGTACCCTGTCACTACTGAGCTTCAGATCattctttattttcaattcaacaagGATATATTTTGCTTGACTATCAATTAACATCTGACAATTACGTTTTGATGGCAAGGAGTTAATGAATGATTTGGAGAAAATCATTAGAATTTTCATCTTGGTagatctcttttaaattttgtctTTGTATTTTAAGAAAAGAAAGTTTATTGTAAATACTTTGCTGTAAATCAATCTCTTTGGATTAAGATTATGAAGATAGAATTGATGAGGAGATAGGATAGTGTTTAATTTGTTTTGTGAATTGGAATTTCAGAACCGGTGTGTGAATATAATAGCTCGAATGTTCCATGCACCCATTTCTGATAAAGAGCAAGCTATTGGTGTTGGGACTGTGGGATCTTCAGAGGCTATAATGCTCGCTGGCCTTGCATTCAAACGCAAATGGCAGAACAAGAGAAAAGCCCAAGGGAAGCCTTATGACAAGCCCAATATTGTTACTGGTGCCAACGTCCAGGTTTCAACTTACAACCAATTCAACCAATTCTTTGTACTCTATTTTCCTGTAATCTTAAAATAATTGGCTGGTCTCTGCAGTTTTTGGTAATGGTAATTGATGTTGTTTCTGGCATTGTTTTGCAGGTCTGTTGGGAGAAGTTTGCTCGGTATTTTGAGGTGGAACTGAAAGAGGTGAAGCTGAGAGAAGGTTATTATGTTATGGACCCTCGAAAAGCTGTGGAATTGGTAGATGAAAACACCATTTGTGTTGCTGCCATTTTAGGGTCTACTTATAATGGCGAATTTGAGGATGTGAAACTGCTCAATGACCTCTTGATGGAGAAGAACAATAAAAACAAGTATGAAGTAACACAAATTAGTTATTTTCCAAATTTATCCAGAAAATTTCTTGTAGTTGAAGTAATTTGAGTATTTCTCAGGAATGTGATTATGTGAATGTTTAGGTGGGACACTCCAATACATGTTGATGCTGCAAGTGGTGGGTTCATTGCACCATTTCTGTATCCAAATTTGGAGTGGGACTTCAGGCTGCCATTGGTGAGGAGCATCAATGTGAGTGGGCACAAATATGGACTTGTTTATGCTGGAATTGGATGGGTTGTTTGGCGTGGCAAGCAAGACCTTCCAGAGGAGCTTATTTTTCATATCAATTATCTTGGAGCTGATCAACCAACGTTCACACTCAATTTCTCTaaaggtaggtgatttggttcagAATGAAATTAAGTATTTTATATTCTGTTTTATAGACCCACTAGGATCTGTGGTACAGGGAAAGTAGAAATATAATTTTAACTGGGTTCTATAGATTCTCCAATATCTAGAAAACTGTGGAGAAACTAATTGTATCTAATCTTTAATGAAAAGGGTAAATATAGAATATTGAAAGATTGATTCTTCAGGGGAGGATCTGATTTTGGCCAAATTGAATGCAGGTGCAAGTCAAGTCATTGCTCAGTACTACCAACTCATTCGCCTTGGCTACGAGATAAGAACCAGATGATTTAATTAGACAGTAATTTATGTTTGAAAGAACCAATTTAACAAAAGCCCAACTGTAAAACTGGTGCAGGGATACAAGAGAATCATTGAAAACTGCAGGACAAATGCCAAATACTTACGTGATAGCCTTATAAGAACAGGGCGATTCAATATGCTGTCAAAAGAGGTGGGTGTACCTCTAGTTGCCTTCTGTCTGAAGGACACGCTCAAGTACAATGAACATGATCTTTCAGAACACCTGAGAAGGTTTAAGTGGGTGGTGCCTGCGTATAATATGGCTGCAGATGCTCAGCACATAAGCCTTCTGCGTGTGGTCATTCGTGAGGCTTTCAGCAGA
This window harbors:
- the LOC131028697 gene encoding glutamate decarboxylase-like; translation: MTWHDDLADRVQNMIGFFLRGGAGGALGGGGAQAEWRWRSGRAEVLQKRSSARAGQRWRSPVEAALLGRWWLAGGAGAAIGVPGAAPERHANGRARSRSRRKVAGAEAGREPEEMQRPAGTGDGAGGGRRNSSGGRRPEAGLTGLTGLSVRYPTDNDAIRMLYECSYIPKEAAYQIISDELMLDRNPRLNLASFVTTWMEPECSKLIMEAINKNYVDMDEYPVTTELQNRCVNIIARMFHAPISDKEQAIGVGTVGSSEAIMLAGLAFKRKWQNKRKAQGKPYDKPNIVTGANVQVCWEKFARYFEVELKEVKLREGYYVMDPRKAVELVDENTICVAAILGSTYNGEFEDVKLLNDLLMEKNNKNKWDTPIHVDAASGGFIAPFLYPNLEWDFRLPLVRSINVSGHKYGLVYAGIGWVVWRGKQDLPEELIFHINYLGADQPTFTLNFSKGASQVIAQYYQLIRLGVQGYKRIIENCRTNAKYLRDSLIRTGRFNMLSKEVGVPLVAFCLKDTLKYNEHDLSEHLRRFKWVVPAYNMAADAQHISLLRVVIREAFSRSLADRLVQDIHAFLNESIEAREGEGEGR